Genomic DNA from uncultured Erythrobacter sp.:
GCACCACGTCGGCGCCTTCATAATCGGGGCTCATCGCATAGCCATCGGCGCGCAGCCGGGTGAGGATACGTTCGGAATCCACGAGCGCTTTGGGGCAGCCGAGGCTGACCATGCCGACGCGTTTCTGATCGGGGAGTGAAGAGGGTGTGCTTGCCATTATGCGCGGCCCACTACACGGGTTCGAGCGATTCCGCTACAGATTGGTCGGTCGCGTGAGGAGGGAACTTATATGAACGATTTCGCAGTGTGGCCGGTGCTCGCTGGAGCAGCCGCGTTCTTCGTCGTTGGAGCCATCTGGTACGGCGCGCTCTTCAGCAAAGCGTGGCAAAATGCTGCGGGCATGTCTGACGAAGATGTACAGAGCGGCAATATGGCGCTCATTTTCGGGCTGACATTCCTGTTCGAAATGCTGATCGCGATGGTGCTGTGGCACCTCGTCGCACGGACCAATCCAGCGCCGCATGTCGTGATGATGATGTCGGTCGGTTTCGCGGTCGGCGTGATGGTTCCGGCGGTGGGAATTCACTACCTTTATCTGCGCAAGACGTTGAAGCATTTCCTGATCGATGCCGGACACATGATTGTCGGCATGGCGGTGATGGGCGGGGTGTTTTTGCTCTTCAGACAGGGGCCTTAACTGCCCCCATTTCCGTTGGAGTGTCCATCACCGCGAGAATTGCCATTTTCGGTCGGGACAATCTCTACGATGATATCGCCCGCTTGCAGGTTCTGACATTCGTCTTCCCAGAACCCGATGGCACGCCCATTGCGGTAGATTCGCAGGCCGCGTCCGCCGGTTTGCAGTTCCGAAATCGAGCAGCCGCATTCTTCTTCTTCGACCACGCGTTCGACCAGTTGCACGCGGCCGGTCACCGAAGCGAGGTCGGCCAAATAGTCTGCTATGTGGGCGCCTTGCGCTGAGCCTGCGAGCAGCAGTCCTGTGAAACGCACCGGATTGATGACATTGTTTGCACCAGCCTGCCGCGCCAGCAGCTCATTGTCGTCTGCGCGCACGACCACGCTGATCGGCACCTTGGGCGCGAGATGGCGCACGGTCAGCACGATCAGGATCGAAGTGTCGTCCCGCCCCGCCGACACCAGCACACTGTCCGCTTCATGGATGCGCACTGCCTTCAGCGTCTCGTCGCGGGTCGCATCGGCGGCCATCACATTGACTCCGAGCTTTTCGGCCTCGTGCAGCCGTTCCTCGCTTGGATCGACAACAACGATATTGCTCGGATCGCTGCCGCGCTCGATCAGTTCCTCGACGCTCTGCGAGCCCGATACGCCGTAGCCGAGCACGACCACATGGCCGCTGAGTTGTTCCTGGATCTTGGCCATGCGCCACTTCTCCCAGCTGCGCTTGATGATGAAATTGTAGGCGGTGCCCACAAAAATGAAGAACACCGCAAATCGGATGGGTGTCACGATAACTGCCTCCACAAGCCGCGCACGGTCGCTGATCGGGGCGATGTCACCAAAGCCGGTGGTGGTGATCGAGATCATGGTGAAATAAACGACGTCGAGAAAACTGACCTCGCCATCGAGATTGTCGACCAGCCCTTCGCGATCGAACCAGTGGATCATGATGACGATGAAGATCAGAACCAACGCCGCGCCGAGGCGGATGCTCAAATCGCCCCAAATCGGCAGACGCACTGCACGGCGCAGCGGTTTGAACCGCTTTTTCTTGCGGCGCTTGGGCGTGTTGCCCGAAAAGATACGATCCACGTCGCGCTTCGCCATGCGTCTGTGCTCCCTCGCGCGCCTTAGCTCTCGAAACGCCCGGCAAGCGTGTCGATCGAGGAATAGTGCGTCAGGTCTAGTTGAAGCGGCGTCACCGCCACATAGCCATCGTCGATTGCTTCGAGGTCGGTGCCATGGTCGAGCGTGTGTTCGATAGCGTGCAGGCCGAACCAGAAGTAACGATGCCCGCGCGGGTCGCGCCCTTCGACAATCGAGCCGCGCGAATAGTCGTGAAAGCCCTGTCGGACGACGCGAATGCCATTCACTGCCTCAGGGGCGCGCGGCGGGAAATTTACATTGACGAGAGTCCGCTCGGCAAAAGGTGCATCAAGCAGTGGTTTGATCACTTTCGCCCCCC
This window encodes:
- a CDS encoding DUF1761 domain-containing protein, encoding MNDFAVWPVLAGAAAFFVVGAIWYGALFSKAWQNAAGMSDEDVQSGNMALIFGLTFLFEMLIAMVLWHLVARTNPAPHVVMMMSVGFAVGVMVPAVGIHYLYLRKTLKHFLIDAGHMIVGMAVMGGVFLLFRQGP
- a CDS encoding TrkA family potassium uptake protein; this translates as MAKRDVDRIFSGNTPKRRKKKRFKPLRRAVRLPIWGDLSIRLGAALVLIFIVIMIHWFDREGLVDNLDGEVSFLDVVYFTMISITTTGFGDIAPISDRARLVEAVIVTPIRFAVFFIFVGTAYNFIIKRSWEKWRMAKIQEQLSGHVVVLGYGVSGSQSVEELIERGSDPSNIVVVDPSEERLHEAEKLGVNVMAADATRDETLKAVRIHEADSVLVSAGRDDTSILIVLTVRHLAPKVPISVVVRADDNELLARQAGANNVINPVRFTGLLLAGSAQGAHIADYLADLASVTGRVQLVERVVEEEECGCSISELQTGGRGLRIYRNGRAIGFWEDECQNLQAGDIIVEIVPTENGNSRGDGHSNGNGGS